One window of the Falco biarmicus isolate bFalBia1 chromosome 2, bFalBia1.pri, whole genome shotgun sequence genome contains the following:
- the NHLRC3 gene encoding NHL repeat-containing protein 3, translated as MRRKRPPGLLWPVMAGVLLALLALLWGSQVLKAFDYFPPWKEQQQMYKLDIGWPKIPEYFTGQTFCVAVDSLHGLVYVGQRGDNVPKVLVFSEEGYFLYSWNNTVEMPHGIFVLNTATDSSVWITDVGTGKYGHTVKQYSPSGKLMQILGTPGNAGSSLIPLQFDQPAEIFVEESGDLYIVDGDGGMNNRLLKLSNDYKEIWLTGTNGTGIGQFKIPHSVTVDPFGRVWVADRDNKRIQVFDKVTGEWLGSWNNCFSEDGPYSVRFTADYKYLIVAQLNINRLAILAAPPVGSIGDCVMIHTVQLADETKPHLVDVDMKSGAVYVAEIGAQQVQKYIPIS; from the exons ATGAGGCGGAAGCGGCCGCCGGGGCTGCTGTGGCCGGTGATGGCCGGCGTCCTGCTGgcgctgctggccctgctctggGGCTCGCAG gttttaaaagcatttgattACTTCCCTCCTTGGAAGGAACAGCAACAGATGTACAAGTTGGACATAGGCTGGCCTAAAATTCCAGAATACTTCACTGGCCAAACATTTTGTGTTGCTGTTGACTCTCTTCATGGTTTGGTCTATGTGGGACAG AGGGGAGACAATGTGCCAAAGGTACTTGTATTCTCAGAGGAAGGCTATTTTCTTTACTCATGGAATAATACAGTTGAAATGCCTCACGGTATCTTTGTATTGAACACTGCAACAGATAGTTCAGTATGGATCACAGATGTTGGAACAG GGAAATACGGACACACCGTGAAACAATATAGCCCTTCGGGTAAACTTATGCAGATCTTGGGCACGCCGGGTAATGCTGGTTCAAGTTTGATTCCCCTACAATTTGATCAACCAGCAGAGATCTTTGTAGAGGAGAGCGGAGACCTGTACATTGTGGATGGAGACGGAGGAATGAATAACAGATTGCTCAAACTGTCCAACG ATTACAAGGAGATATGGCTGACTGGAACAAACGGGACCGGCATTGGCCAGTTCAAGATTCCTCACAGTGTAACAGTGGATCCTTTTGGACGG GTATGGGTTGCAGACAGAGACAACAAAAGAATCCAAGTCTTTGATAAAGTCACAGGGGAATGGCTCGGGTCTTGGAAcaactgtttttcagaagaTGGACCCTATTCTGTCAG atTTACTGCCGATTACAAATACCTGATTGTAGCTCAGCTGAATATCAACCGGTTGGCAATCTTGGCAGCACCACCGGTTGGCTCTATTGGGGACTGTGTTATGATCCACACGGTCCAGCTGGCAGATGAAACTAAACCTCACCTTGTGGATGTAGACATGAAGAGTGGAGCAGTCTATGTTGCGGAGATTGGAGCCCAGCAAGTACAAAAATACATACCCATAAGTTGA